The following is a genomic window from Rhizobium sp. NRK18.
CCGCGACATGTTCCACTGGATCTCGGCGATGATTGCCGGGCCGGCGCTCATCTATTCAGGCCGCTTCTTCTTCATCTCGGCCTGGGGTGCGCTGAAGCATGGCCGCGCCAACATGGACGTGCCGATTTCGCTGGCCGTCATCCTGGCCTACGGCATGTCGTTGTGGGAGACGATGCATCACGGTGCGCATGCCTGGTTCGACGCCTCCGTCACACTCCTGTTCTTCCTGCTGATCGGCCGCACGCTCGACCATATGATGCGAGACCGGGCGCGCTCGGCGATCACCGGACTGGCGAAACTGTCGCCGCGCGGCGCAATGATCGTCACGGAAGAGGGCGGTCGCGAATACCGCCCGATCGAGGATGTCCGGCCCGGCGACCGGATCGCCGTTGCCGCGGGCGAGCGCGTGCCCGTCGACGGCGTGATCGAAAGCGGTGTCAGCGATCTCGACAAGTCGATCGTCACCGGCGAGAGCGTGCCGGTTCGTGTGGCAGCGGGAGATGCGCTGCAGGCCGGCGTCGTCAACCTGACCGGCCCCGTCGTGCTGAAGGCGACGGCGACGGCGCGCGATTCCTTTCTGGCGGAAATCATCGGCCTGATGGAGTCGGCCGAGGGGGGCAGGGCGCGCTATCGCCGCATCGCCGACCGCGCCGCGGAAATCTACGCGCCTGCCGTCCATCTTCTGGCCCTCGGCGCCTTCCTCTTCTGGGGGCTCTATGGCGGCGACTGGAAGCACGCGCTTCTGGTGGCGATCGCGGTGCTGATCATAACCTGCCCATGCGCGCTTGGACTGGCCGTGCCGGTTGTCCAGGTTGTTGCCGCCGGCCGTCTGTTCAAGAACGGCATCATGGTCAAGGATGGCTCGGCCATGGAGCGGCTTGCGGAAATTGACACGGTTCTCTTCGACAAGACCGGTACACTGACGGCCGGTCGGCCGGAACTGGTCGATAAGGCCGAGCTCAATGCCGGCTATCTCGATATCGCCGCCGAGCTTGCCGGGCATTCCAACCACCCTCTGTCGGCGGCGCTGGCGCGGCACGGCCGGGCGAGCGGGCAACGGTTCGATGCCATTCGGGAAATCCCCGGCGCCGGGCTCGAAGCGGAAACGGCGGAAGGCGTCTACCGGCTCGGCAGCCGTCTCTTCGCCTGCGGTGCGGGCGCCCATGCGGACACTTCGGCGGAGGCCTATTCGGAGGTCGTCCTGTCGCTCGACGGTCGCGAGCTGGAGGTCTTCCGGTTCCGCGATCACATGCGTGCCGATGCCGGCGAGGTTCTCACGGAGCTTGCTGCAAAGGGCATGCGAACGGCGATGATTTCCGGCGACCGCGAGCCGGTCGTCAAGGCGTTCGCCGCGCGTCTCGGCATCGCCGACTGGCAAGCCGGGATGTCGCCGAAGGACAAGGCGGAGCATTGCGCAGCGTTGAAGCGCGAGGGGCGCACGGTGTTGATGGTCGGCGACGGCATCAACGATGCGCCGGCGCTGTCTGCCGCGCATGTGTCGATGGCACCGGCAACCGCCGCCGATATCGGCCGGCAGGCCGCCGACTTCGTCTTCATGCATGAAAGCCTCGAAGCCGTGCCGCTGGCGATTGCCGTTTCGCGGCGGGCCGGGCGGCTGATCCGCGAGAATTTCGGTCTGGCGATCGTCTACAACGTGATTGCCGTGCCGATCGCGCTGATGGGGCTGGCGACGCCGCTGATCGCCGCCATAGCCATGTCGTCCTCGTCCATCATCGTCGTCCTGAATGCGCTGCGATTGAACCGTCTTGGCCGTGCGAGGGCGCAGGGAGACGCAAAGCCCAAGGCTGGTTCGTCGGCGGCGCCGAAGGTTGATGCCAAGGCGGCCTTGTCATGAGCAATCTCGTCCTTTTGATCCCGATTGCGCTGTTTCTCGGCGGTCTCGGTCTCTTCGCCTTCCTGTGGTCGCTGAAGAGCGGCCAGTACGACGATCTCGACGGTGCGGCCTGGCGGGTGCTCGACGACGATGACGACAGGCCTGCCGCAGGCTGATCGGCCTTCCTCTTTAAATCGATTATTTTGACACTTGTGGTGTCCGGCCCTAAGTGCCACAACTCCCCCGCAAGACTCTAGGGAGATTGAAGACGTGGAACAGGCAGAAATCGGTTTGATCGGTCTCGGTGTCATGGGCGCGAACCTCGCGCTCAATATCGCCGAAAAGGGCAACAAGATCGCGGTGTTTAACCGGACCGTCGAGAAGACGCACGAGTTCTTCAAGGATGCGGGCGCGCTGAAGGACAAGATCATTCCGTGCGAGACCATCGAGGATTTCGTCGCCGCCATCCGCCCGCCGCGGCCAATCATCATCATGATCAAGGCCGGCGAGGCTGTCGATCAGCAGATCGAGCACCTGAAGCCCTATCTCTCGTCCGGCGACATCATGATCGATGCCGGCAACGCCAATTTCCGCGACACGATGGCCCGTTTCGACCGGCTGAAGGACACCGAGCTGACCTTCATCGGCATGGGTGTTTCCGGTGGCGAAGAGGGCGCGCGCCACGGACCGTCGATCATGGTTGGCGGAACGGAAGCCTCCTACAAGCGTGTCGAGAAGGTGCTGACCTCGATCGCCGCCAAGTATGATGGCGATCCGTGCTGCGCCTGGCTCGGCGAGAACGGTGCCGGCCATTTCGTCAAGACGATCCACAACGGCATCGAATATGCCGACATGCAGATGATCGCCGAAATCTACGGCGTCCTGCGCGACGGTTTCGGCAAGACGGCCGGCGAGATGGCCGACGTTTTCGGCGACTGGAACAAGGGCCGCCTCAATTCCTACCTCATCGAAATCACCGAGAAGGTGCTGTCGGCCGCCGATCCGATTTCCGGCAAGCCGATGGTCGACATGATCCTCGACAAGGCCGGCCAGAAGGGCACCGGCAAGTGGTCGGTGATCGAAAGCCAGCAGATGGGCATTCCGGCGACCGCGATCGAAGCTGCAGTTGCCGCCCGTTCGCTCTCCTCCATGAAGGGCGAGCGCGAGGCTGCCGAGAAGATCTTCGGCCTGGAATCCGCATCCTATCCGGCAAGCTACGGTCCGGATCTTCTGAAGGATCTCGAACTGGCGCTGTTTGCCGGCAAGATCGGCGCCTATGCGCAGGGCTTCGCCGTGATGTCCGCCGCGTCGAAGGAATTCGACTGGTCGCTGCCGATGCCGGTGATCGCAAAGATCTGGCGCGCCGGCTGCATCATCCGCTCGCAGTTCCTCGACGAGATCACCAAGGCCTTCACCGAAACACCGGATGCGGCGAACCTCGTCGTCACGCCGGCCTTCTCCGACATGCTGAAGGAATCGCTGCCGAGCCTGCGCCGCGTTGTCACCGCCGCACTTGCCGCCGGCCTTCCGGTTCCGGCGCTTGCTTCGGCGCTCACCTATTTCGACAGCTACCGCCGCGGCCGCGGCACGGCGAACATGATCCAGGCGCAACGCGATTTCTTCGGTGCGCATGGTTTCGACCGTGTCGACGGTGCCGACAGCCACCATGGTCCGTGGGGCAGCGGGGCAGGAGCGGGGGCGTAAGGCCCCGGTTCCGACGATACTACACTGACAACCTTGGGAGGGGATCATGACGGTCGATCTGGCTGGTGAATGGCGGCTGAGCGATGGCGAGCATATGGCCGCCATGTCGCTACCCGGTGACGTTCATTCCGCGCTGGAAGCCGCCGGCGTGATCCCCGACCCCTATGTCGGCCGCAACGAAGAGGTCGTGCAATGGGTGGCGCATCGCGACTGGACGCTGGAGCGCGACTTCACGCTCGATGACGTCGGCGGCGACTGGTATCTCGACATCGACTATCTCGATACGGTGGCGACGGTCAGCGTCAACGGCGTCACTGTGCTCGAGGAGGACAATTGCTTCCGCCGGTATCGTCCCGACGTGACGAAGGCGCTGAAGGTGGGCCAGAACACCATCCGCATTGTCATCCGCTCCAGCATCGCCGTCGGTGCGCAGCGGCAGGATGCGCAGCCATTCTACATTCCCTACCAGACGGCCAATTCGCCGATCCCCAACGGCAACATGCTGCGCAAGCCGCAATGCCATTTCGGATGGGACTGGAACATCGCGATTGCGCCGCTCGGCGTCTATGGCACGATCGCGCTGAAGAGGCTGGAAACAGCCCGCATCGAATATGTGGAGACACGGCAGGTGTGGGATGCGGACGGCGTCGACCTGCATGTGTCGGTGACGGTCTTCGCTGCCGAACCGGGCATCCTGCCGGTGCATTTCGATCTCGACGGCGAGCGGGTGCGGCTCGATTGCGGCATTTCCGCAGGCGAGACGGTGATCCGCCACGTGTTCCGCGTCGACAATCCGAAGCGCTGGTGGCCTGCCGGGAGCGGCGAGCAGGCTTTGTCGACGCTGATGGTCGGCACGGCGTCTGAAAGCGTGACGCGGCTCATCGGCTTTCGCGAAGTGGAACTCGTGACCGACAAGGATGAAGCCGGAAGCCGCTTCGTGCTCAATGTCAACGGCCGCGAAATCTTCTGCCGCGGCGCCAACTGGATCCCGGCGGACGCGCTGTTTTCTCGCACCAGCCCGGACAAGACGGAAGCACTTCTGCAGGCTGCTGCCGACGCCAACATGAACATGATCCGCGTCTGGGGCGGCGGTTTCTACGAACACGACTGGTTCTACGACGCCTGCGACCGGCTGGGGCTGATGGTCTGGCAGGACTTCATGTTCGCCTGCAACCTCTATCCCTCGACCAATGACTTTCTGGAGAACGTCTCCGCCGAGGTGGATTATCAGGTCCGCCGGCTCATCTCGCACCCGTCGATCGTGCTGTGGTGCGGCGACAACGAACTCGTCGGCGCGCTGACCTGGTTCAAGGAGTCGCTCGAAGACCGCGACCGCTATCTCGTTTCCTACGACCGGCTGAACCGGACGATCGAACAAGCTCTCAAGGCCGCATCGAAGGACGCCATCTGGTGGCCGTCGAGCCCGGCGTCGGGTTATCTCGACTTCAACGACGCGTGGCATGCCGACGGTTCCGGCGACATGCATTACTGGTCGGTCTGGCACGAGAACAAGTCGTTCGACAATTATCGCAGCGTCCGGCCGCGCTTCTGCTCTGAGTTCGGTTTCCAGTCCTACACGTCGATGCCGGTCATCCGTGATTTCGCTGCGGCGAAGGACATGAATATCGCCTCGCCGGTGATCGAACTGCACCAGAAGAATGCCGGTGGCAACGAGCGGATCGCCGGAACGATGTTCCGCTATTTCCGCTTCCCGAAGGATTTCGAGAATTTTGTCTATCTGAGCCAGATCCAGCAGGCGCTGGCGATCAGGACGGCTGTCGATTTCTGGCGGTCATTGAAGCCTCATTGCATGGGCACACTCTACTGGCAGCTCAACGACACCTGGCCAGTGGCCTCCTGGTCGGGCCTCGATTATGGCGGCAGCTGGAAAGCGTTGCACTATTTTGCCCGCCGCTTCTTCCAGCCGCTCAACGTGGCGGCAATCCCATCGGGCGACGGCGGCGAGATCGCGCTGTCGGCGGTCAACGACACGGGCGAAAGCCTGTCGCTGGACTTGACCGTCGATGCCGTGTCGTTGAACGGCAATCGTCGCCAATTGCGCTCCATGACCGTTGATGTACCGGCTGACCGGGCCGTTGCGGCCATTGCCATTCCGACCGGGGAACTTGCCACCACAGAGCTTTTGTTCTGGCGGTTCAGCGGGGCCAACGGCATGGTCGGCGGGGGGCATTATTGCCAGGGTACCTACAAGGCACTGGAGCTTGAACCGGCGGGGCTTACCGTCGAGCAGAATACGCTCGAGGATGGCGTCGTCGAGGTCACTGTCCGTGCCGAGCGGCTCGCCCTTTTCGTGACTCTCGAAGCGGATACGGCCGGCGCCTTCAGCGACAACGTCTTCGACCTGACGGCCGGCGAGACCAGGACGGTGCGGTTTACGCCGGCGGTTGCGGATGGCCCGGTGCTGGTGTCGGTCCGTGATCTGCAGTCCTGCTATTCCGTTGCGTAAAGATACAATCTCAACGGAACCTTGAAGCCGTTGTGGCGTTATTGGTCCAGCAGGTCGCGATATTGCTTGTGCCGCCGTAAAGCGACCCGTCCAACATCTTGATGTTCATCCCCAGTCCCCCTCCGTCGGGCCATCGCAAGAGCTTGCGGTGGCCCGATCGGCTGCCGAATTTGTTATTGAATTCAAAATCTTACGTTACGAATTTGTAATGTTCCCGTTCAGATACGGTTCATCGTCCGAGCGCTAGCCTCATCTCATCAACAAGGGAAAGGAAACACCCAATGAAAGCGATCTTTGCAGCCCTCATCTCCGCTTCGGTCCTTGGCGCCCCCATGGCCATGGCCGCCCAGCCGCACATGAAGACGACCACCACGACGACCTGCCGGGAGAACCCGCGCATGACCGTCTGCAAGGAAAAGACCGTCGTTCACAAGGACAATGGCAAGAAGAAGACGGTGGTGAAGAAGACCTACAAGCGCGGTCACAGGCTTGACCGTCATGCCTACCGCGTCGTGGAGCGCAACGAATGGCGCCGTCATCACCTGCGCACCCCGCCGCGCGGCCAGGAATGGGTCTATGTCGACGGCCGTTACATGCTGATCAACAGCGGCACACGCCTGATCATCAGCATCTTCGGCAACTAAGTCCGGTTTGTCGGAGGCGGATTCCGGTCCGCCTCCGCACCCTTTGAAATCGTTTTCAAAAAATTGTTCGGCAGTGGTTCCAAATCGATGGCGTGCGCACTAGTTTAGCCGCCGAAGCGATGAGGGAGGAACCAGTCATGGCATGGCACCCGGCCGATGACCGATACGAAAAGATGAAGTACAACCGCTGCGGAAATTCCGGCCTGAAACTGCCGGCGATTTCTCTCGGTCTCTGGCATAATTTCGGCAACGACACCCCGCATTCGACGAAGCAGGACATCTGCCACAAGGCGTTCGACCTCGGGATCACGCATTTCGACCTCGCCAACAATTACGGCCCGCCGGCCGGATCCGCCGAGACCGCCTTCGGCGAGATCCTGCGCAACGATTTCCGCGGCTATCGCGACGAGATGATCATTTCGTCGAAGGCCGGCTATCTGATGTGGCCGGGACCTTACGGCGAATGGGGAAGCCGCAAGTACCTGATCGCCTCCTGCGACCAGAGCCTGAAGCGGATGGGCCTCGACTATGTCGACATCTTCTATTCCCACCGCTTCGATCCGGATACGCCGCTGGAAGAGACCTGCGCTGCGCTCGACCATATCGTGCGGTCGGGCAGGGCGCTCTACGTCGGCATCTCGTCCTATAATTCGCGGCGCACGCAGGAAGCTGCCGAGATCCTGAAAAGCCTCGGCACGCCCTGCCTCATACACCAGCCGAGCTATTCGATGATCAATCGCTGGATCGAGGAGGACGGCCTCATCGACACGCTGAAATCGCTCGGCATCGGTTCGATCGTCTTCTCACCGCTCGCCCAGGGCATGCTGACGTCCAAATACCTCAACGGCATTCCGGACAGCAGCCGTGCGGCTCAGGACAAGTCGCTCAATCCCGACTTCCTCAACGAGAAGAACCTGGAAAACATCCGCGCCCTCAACCGGATCGCCGAGCGCCGCGGCCAGACGCTGGCGCAGATGGCGATTGCCTGGGTGCTGCGCGAAGGCCGGATCACCACCGCGCTGATCGGTGCCAGCCGAGCCTCGCAGGTCGAGGATTGCGTCAAGGCGCTCGACAAGCTCGATTTCACGGCAGACGAGCTTGCCGAGATCGACCGTTATGCGCGCGAGGCGGACATCAATCTCTGGGCCGCATCGGCTGAGCGGAAGGGACCGCCGCGTAAGCATAAGTAACGTCGGCGGGCCTTTGGGAGGAGACCTTGATGATACGCAATCCGATCCTGCCGGGCTTCAACCCGGATCCGTCGATCTGCCGGGTTGGCGATGACTACTACATCGCCACCTCGACCTTCGAATGGTTTCCGGGCGTGCAGATCCATCACTCGCGCGATCTGGTGAACTGGCGGCTGGTCCGCCGCCCGCTGGAGCGCGCAAGCCAGCTCGACATGCGCGGCAATCCGGACAGCTGCGGCATCTGGGCGCCGTGCCTGTCCTTTGCCGACGGACAGTTCTGGCTCGTCTACACCGACGTCAAGCGGCTCGACGGTTCGTTCAAGGACGCGCACAACTACATCGTCACCGCGACGTCGATTGCGGGCGAGTGGTCCGATCCGGTCTATGTCAATTCGTCCGGTTTCGACCCGTCGTTGTTTCACGATGACGACGGGCGCAAATGGTTCATGAACATGCACTGGAACCATCTGCCGGTGGCGCATGGCACCGTCGGCGGCAACACCGCCTTTGACGGCATTCTGCTGCAGGAGTGGGACGCCGAAACGAAGAGCCTCAAGGGGCCGATCCACAACATTTATCCCGGCACGGATCGCGGCCTTGTCGAGGGGCCGCACATCTTCAAGAAGAATGGCTGGTACTATCTGACCACCGCCGAGGGCGGTACGGGCTACGATCACGCGATCACCATGGCACGCTCGCGCACGATCACCGGCCCTTACGAAACGCATCCGGACAAGCATCTCCTGAGCGCCAAGGGTCACGGCGATGCGCCGTTGCAGCGGACCGGGCACGGACAGTATTTCGAGACGCCGGACGGACGACCGGCAACGACCTTTCTCTGCGGACGGCCACTGTCACCGCTGCGCCGCTGCACGCTCGGCCGGGAGACGGGGCTGGAAGCCTGTGTCTGGAAGGAGGACGGCTGGCTCTATCCGCTGAGCGGTTCGCCGGTCGCACGCCTCGAAGTGCCGGAGCTCTCCGGCGCCCAGAAGGTGGACGAGCCGAGGGCAATCGAGCATGTCTTCGACACGCCAGACCTGCCCGACGACTTCCAGTGGCTGCGGACACCGGCACCCGAGCGCATCTTCAGCCTGACGGATCATCCCGGCCGCCTTCGCCTCTTTGGGCGGGAAAGCATCGGCTCGTGGTTCGAACAGGCGCTGGTGGCGCGGCGGCAGGAGCATCATTGCTTCCGGGCCGAGACCGTGCTGGAATTTTCTCCGGACACCTATCAGCAGATGGCCGGGCTGACGCATTACTACAACCGCAACAAGCTCTTCGCGCTGGCCGCCACCGTGGATGCGGAACTGGGGCGTTGCCTGACGATCCTCGCCTGTGCCGGTGATCCGTCGATGAAGCTCTCCTATCCGGTGGGTATGGGCGCGTCCGTGCCGGACGGTCCGTTGCATCTGGCCCTGGAGGTGCGCGACAACGATCTGCGGTTCTTCTGGAAGGCGGAAGGCGCGAATGATTGGCAGCCGATCGGGCCGATGCTTGACGCAGGCGTCATATCGGACGAGGGCGGACTTGGCGAGCATTGCTCGTTTACCGGCGCCTTTGCCGGCATGTTCGCCTTCGACATGACGGGCAGGGGGAAACCGGCCGATTTCAGCCGGTTCCTGTATCAGATCCTCGACTGAGGCTTAGGACTGGCCGCCAAGGCAATCGCTGAGCGACGTCGCGACACCGTGCAGCAAGGTGAAGTAGAGATCGGGGCCGTCAGGAATGGCGGCGCCGAGCGGATCGAGCGTTGCGGCCTTGGCGTTCGTGCCTTCCATGACAACGTTGACGAGCTTCGGCTCGAATTCCGGCTCGGCGAAGACGCAGGTGGCGTTCAGGCTGGCGATCTTGTCGTGGATTTCCTTGATGCGGGCCGCACCCGGTGCAGTCTCGGGGCTGACCGTGATCGAGCCGGCTTCGTTCACGCCGTAGCGCATTTCGAAATAGTGGTAAGCGTCGTGGAAGACGATGAAGGGCTTGTCCTTGATAGGGGCGACGATCGTGGTGATCTGCGCGTCCAGTTCGCCGAGGCGCTTCTCGAGCTTGGCTTCGTTGGCGCGGTATTTCGCGGCGTTTTTCGGATCAGCCTTTTCCAGCGTCGCGGCCATGTCGCGGGCGATCGCCTTGGCATTTTCCGGATCGAGCCAGAGGTGCGGATCATAGGCACCGTCGTCGTCGCCGTCATCATCCGCCTCGAACGTGCCGCCTTCGCGCGGCTGGAGCTTGATCAGGCCCTTGGCCTTGTCGAGCTGTGTCACGGTTGCGTTGCCGGAGAGGGAGGAAAGCGGCTTCTGGAGAAAGGACTCCAGCGTCGGGCCAACCCAGAAAATGACATTCGCGTCCTGCAGCTTCGTCGCATCCGACGGCTTCAGGGAATAGGCGTGCGGCGAGGACGCTCCGTCAACGAGAATGTCGGGCGTGCCGACACCTTCCATGATGGCGGCGGCCAGCGAATGGATCGGTTTGATCGTGACCACGACATTCGGTGCGGCGGCGGCCTGGCCCGCGGCAAACAGAATGGCTGCCGAGGCGAGGAGGGAAGTCAGTTTCATGGGAGGCTCCTTTGGCAATATGTTATAAAGTTACATATCTTGTGTAATGCTATAACGTATGCGATATGAGCCTGCAAGATTGAATGAGAGCGAATATGCTGAAAAAAATGAATGGCGATGGCGGGCCTCTTGTCTCGCTCGACAATGCCGGCGTCACGCGCAACGGTCGCTGGTTGGTGCGCGGCGTCGAGTTCAGTGTCGCGCCGGGCGAAATCGTCACGCTGATCGGCCCGAACGGTTCCGGGAAGTCGACGAGCGCCAAGATGGCGATCGGCGTCCTGAAGCCGGATGAGGGCAGGGTGACGCGCCGGGCGGGCCTTAAGGTCGGCTACGTGCCGCAGAAGCTTGCCATCGACTGGACACTGCCCCTGAGCGTGCGTCGGTTGATGACGCTGACCGGTCCGCTGCCGGCGGCCGACATCGAGGAAGCGATGAAGGCGACCGGGATCGCCCATATGGCGAATGCGGCGGTGCAGGGTCTTTCCGGCGGCGAATTCCAGCGCGCGTTGATCGCCCGCGCGATCGCCCGCAAGCCCGACCTTCTGGTGCTGGACGAACCGGTCCAGGGCGTCGATTATTCCGGCGAAATCGCCATCTACGATCTGATCCGCGAGATCCGCAACCAGACCGGCTGCGGCATCCTGATGATCTCGCACGATCTGCACATCGTCATGGCGGCCACCGATACGGTCATCTGCCTCAACGGCCATGTCTGCTGCCGAGGCACGCCGCAGAGCGTCAGCCAGAGCGCCGAATATGCGAGCCTGTTCGGTATGCGCGGTGCGCAGACGCTGGCGGTCTATTCGCATGAACACGACCACACGCACCTGCCGGACGGGCGCGTACGCCACGCGGATGGCAGCGTGACGGAACATTGCCACCCCGATGACGGCCATCACCACGATCACCCTCATCATGATCATGCCGATCACAATCATGATGGGCACCATCACGATGGCGACGATCACGGGCATCATCCGCATTCGCATGAAGAGGGTTCGCGCCATGCTTGACGATTTCTTCGTTCGCGCCCTGATCGCCGGCATTGCGGTGGCGCTGATGGCAGGCCCCCTCGGCTGCTTCATCGTCTGGCGGCGGATGGCTTATTTCGGTGACACGATGGCGCATTCGGCGCTGCTCGGCGTTGCCCTGCATCTGATGTTCCAGCTCAACATGGTGGCGGCCGTGTTCACCGTTGCCGTGGCGATCTCCGTCATCCTCATCCTGCTGCAACGCCGCCAGGCGCTGTCGGCGGATGCGCTGCTCGGCATTCTCTCGCATGCGACGCTGGCGATCGGCCTCGTGCTGGTCGCGTTCATGACCTGGGTGCGCATCGACCTGCTGGCCTATCTGTTCGGCGACATCCTGGCGGTCGACAAGACCGACATCGCCATGGTCTGGGGTGGCGGAGCGATCGTCATCGGCTGCATCGTGGCGCTGTGGCGGCCGCTGCTGGCGGCAACCGTCAATGCGGAACTGGCCGAAGCCGAGGGCCTCAAGCCGGAGCGGGCGCGCTTCCTGTTCATGGTGCTGATGGCGCTCGTCATCGCCATCGCCATGAAGATCGTCGGCATCATGCTGATCACCTCGCTGCTGATCATTCCGGCGGCAACCGCGCGGCGATTCTCCTCGACACCGGAAATGATGGCGGTGGTCGCTTCCGTCATCGGTGTCCTGGCGGTGACCGGCGGGCTCTACGGCTCGCTGACCTACGATACGCCGTCAGGCCCGTCGATCGTCGTCGCGGCGCTGATACTCTTCCTCTTGTCACTGCTGCCGGTGTCACGCAAACTCGCCCGCAGCGGCACTGGAGCATGACCATGAACGAGATGATCAAACTGACGAAGAACCAGGAACTGGTGCTGGGCGCGCTTTCCGATGCGGATGGCGCGCTGTCGGCCTACCAGATCCTCGACCTTCTGCGCGATGACGGCTTTCGCGCGCCGCTGCAGGTCTACCGGGCGCTGGAGAAGCTGACCGAATCGGGGCTGGTGCATCGGCTCGAAAGCATCAACGCCTTCATCGCCTGCGCCCATCGCCACAAGGATTGCTGCGGTGGCCACGGTGCCGGCATTGCCGCCTTCGCCATCTGCGAAAAATGCGGCCATGTCAGCGAGTTCCACGACCATGGGCTCGAGGACCGGCTGGCCGCGCTGACGCAGTCCAAGAAGTTCGTGCCGAGCAAGACCACGGTCGAAATCCGCGGCCTCTGCGAAGCCTGTGCGGCGGGGGCCTGATCCTTTCTCTCTGCTTGCCCCTCACCCTGACCCTCTCCCCGCCGGCGGGGAGAGGGAATGCGGACCTTCCTCTGTATTACGCAACGCCACTATCTCGCGTCCTTCTCCCCGCATGCGGAGAGACAGTGTCGGCAGGCAGATGAGGGGCGCTTTATACGGACGCCTCCTGTCCGCTCAATCCAGACACCGCAGGTCCTTCGCAAACCGCTGCCAGTTGGCTACGTAGTGCGCGGCCGATTTCTTAAGCCCTTCCACTGCGTCTGCATCCAGCGTGCGGACCACGCGCGCGGGGCTGCCGACGATCAGGGAATTGTCCGGAAATTCCTTGCCTTCCGTCACCAGCGCATTGGCCCCGACGATGCAGTTGTTGCCGATCCTCGCCCGGTTGAGGATGGTGGCGCCCATGCCGACCAGCGAATTGTCGCCGATGACGCAGCCATGGACGATGGCGCGGTGGCCGATGGTGCAGCCTTCGCCGATTGTCGCCGGCGCGCCGGGATCGGAATGGATGACCACGCCGTCCTGGATGTTGGTGCGCGCGCCGATCGTCATCTGCTCGTTGTCGCCCCGAAGGACCGCACCGAACCAGATGCCCACATCCTCGCCGATGACAACATTGCCGATGACCTGAGCATCCGGAGCGATCCAGTATTTGCCGTCTTCCGGCGTTTTCGGCTGAGTGTCTCCGAGCGCGTAAAGCGGCATGCGATTCCTCCGGCTGCTTTTTCTGTCTGTGTCACGGATGCTAGCATCAAAGCGGACAGCGATGAAAACTGGTTTTTTGCCGCGACATGCGCTATCTGGCCGGCCAAAGGATGAACGAATGTACGCTGAAGCCCTGAAAGCCGGCCAAAAGATTTTCGCGGTTGCACCCATGATCGATTGGACCGATCGGCATTGCCGTTTCCTGCATCGGCTGGTGTCGGCCCGTGCGCTGCTCTACACCGAGATGGTGG
Proteins encoded in this region:
- the mgrA gene encoding L-glyceraldehyde 3-phosphate reductase yields the protein MAWHPADDRYEKMKYNRCGNSGLKLPAISLGLWHNFGNDTPHSTKQDICHKAFDLGITHFDLANNYGPPAGSAETAFGEILRNDFRGYRDEMIISSKAGYLMWPGPYGEWGSRKYLIASCDQSLKRMGLDYVDIFYSHRFDPDTPLEETCAALDHIVRSGRALYVGISSYNSRRTQEAAEILKSLGTPCLIHQPSYSMINRWIEEDGLIDTLKSLGIGSIVFSPLAQGMLTSKYLNGIPDSSRAAQDKSLNPDFLNEKNLENIRALNRIAERRGQTLAQMAIAWVLREGRITTALIGASRASQVEDCVKALDKLDFTADELAEIDRYAREADINLWAASAERKGPPRKHK
- a CDS encoding glycoside hydrolase family 43 protein; translation: MIRNPILPGFNPDPSICRVGDDYYIATSTFEWFPGVQIHHSRDLVNWRLVRRPLERASQLDMRGNPDSCGIWAPCLSFADGQFWLVYTDVKRLDGSFKDAHNYIVTATSIAGEWSDPVYVNSSGFDPSLFHDDDGRKWFMNMHWNHLPVAHGTVGGNTAFDGILLQEWDAETKSLKGPIHNIYPGTDRGLVEGPHIFKKNGWYYLTTAEGGTGYDHAITMARSRTITGPYETHPDKHLLSAKGHGDAPLQRTGHGQYFETPDGRPATTFLCGRPLSPLRRCTLGRETGLEACVWKEDGWLYPLSGSPVARLEVPELSGAQKVDEPRAIEHVFDTPDLPDDFQWLRTPAPERIFSLTDHPGRLRLFGRESIGSWFEQALVARRQEHHCFRAETVLEFSPDTYQQMAGLTHYYNRNKLFALAATVDAELGRCLTILACAGDPSMKLSYPVGMGASVPDGPLHLALEVRDNDLRFFWKAEGANDWQPIGPMLDAGVISDEGGLGEHCSFTGAFAGMFAFDMTGRGKPADFSRFLYQILD
- a CDS encoding zinc ABC transporter substrate-binding protein is translated as MKLTSLLASAAILFAAGQAAAAPNVVVTIKPIHSLAAAIMEGVGTPDILVDGASSPHAYSLKPSDATKLQDANVIFWVGPTLESFLQKPLSSLSGNATVTQLDKAKGLIKLQPREGGTFEADDDGDDDGAYDPHLWLDPENAKAIARDMAATLEKADPKNAAKYRANEAKLEKRLGELDAQITTIVAPIKDKPFIVFHDAYHYFEMRYGVNEAGSITVSPETAPGAARIKEIHDKIASLNATCVFAEPEFEPKLVNVVMEGTNAKAATLDPLGAAIPDGPDLYFTLLHGVATSLSDCLGGQS
- a CDS encoding metal ABC transporter ATP-binding protein, encoding MLKKMNGDGGPLVSLDNAGVTRNGRWLVRGVEFSVAPGEIVTLIGPNGSGKSTSAKMAIGVLKPDEGRVTRRAGLKVGYVPQKLAIDWTLPLSVRRLMTLTGPLPAADIEEAMKATGIAHMANAAVQGLSGGEFQRALIARAIARKPDLLVLDEPVQGVDYSGEIAIYDLIREIRNQTGCGILMISHDLHIVMAATDTVICLNGHVCCRGTPQSVSQSAEYASLFGMRGAQTLAVYSHEHDHTHLPDGRVRHADGSVTEHCHPDDGHHHDHPHHDHADHNHDGHHHDGDDHGHHPHSHEEGSRHA
- the znuB gene encoding zinc ABC transporter permease subunit ZnuB codes for the protein MLDDFFVRALIAGIAVALMAGPLGCFIVWRRMAYFGDTMAHSALLGVALHLMFQLNMVAAVFTVAVAISVILILLQRRQALSADALLGILSHATLAIGLVLVAFMTWVRIDLLAYLFGDILAVDKTDIAMVWGGGAIVIGCIVALWRPLLAATVNAELAEAEGLKPERARFLFMVLMALVIAIAMKIVGIMLITSLLIIPAATARRFSSTPEMMAVVASVIGVLAVTGGLYGSLTYDTPSGPSIVVAALILFLLSLLPVSRKLARSGTGA
- a CDS encoding Fur family transcriptional regulator encodes the protein MTMNEMIKLTKNQELVLGALSDADGALSAYQILDLLRDDGFRAPLQVYRALEKLTESGLVHRLESINAFIACAHRHKDCCGGHGAGIAAFAICEKCGHVSEFHDHGLEDRLAALTQSKKFVPSKTTVEIRGLCEACAAGA
- a CDS encoding gamma carbonic anhydrase family protein, with the translated sequence MPLYALGDTQPKTPEDGKYWIAPDAQVIGNVVIGEDVGIWFGAVLRGDNEQMTIGARTNIQDGVVIHSDPGAPATIGEGCTIGHRAIVHGCVIGDNSLVGMGATILNRARIGNNCIVGANALVTEGKEFPDNSLIVGSPARVVRTLDADAVEGLKKSAAHYVANWQRFAKDLRCLD